In Tamandua tetradactyla isolate mTamTet1 chromosome 7, mTamTet1.pri, whole genome shotgun sequence, the following are encoded in one genomic region:
- the MCHR1 gene encoding melanin-concentrating hormone receptor 1: MDLEASLLPAGPNASNTSADNLTSGGSPSRRGSVSYINIIMPSVFGTICLLGIIGNSTVIFAVVKKSKLHWCSNVPDIFIINLSVVDLLFLLGMPFMIHQLMGNGVWHFGETMCTLITAMDANSQFTSTYILTAMAIDRYLATVHPISSTKFRKPSVATLVICLLWALSFISITPVWLYARLIPFPGGTVGCGIRLPNPDTDLYWFTLYQFFLAFALPFVVITAAYVRILQRMTSSVAPASQRSIRLRTKRVTRTAIAICLVFFVCWAPYYVLQLTQLSISRPTLTFVYLYNAAISLGYANSCLNPFVYIVLCETFRKRLVLSVKPAAQGQLRAVSNAQTAEEERTESKGT, encoded by the exons ATGGACCTGGAAGCCTCGCTACTGCCCGCTGGCCCCAATGCCAGCAACACCTCTGCCGATAATCTCACCTCCGGTG GGTCACCGTCTCGCAGAGGGAGTGTTTCCTACATCAACATCATCATGCCTTCAGTATTCGGCACCATCTGCCTCCTGGGCATCATCGGGAACTCCACGGTCATCTTTGCAGTGGTGAAGAAGTCAAAGCTCCATTGGTGCAGCAATGTCCCTGACATCTTCATCATCAACCTCTCGGTGGTAGACCTCCTCTTCCTCCTAGGCATGCCCTTCATGATCCACCAGCTGATGGGCAATGGCGTCTGGCACTTTGGAGAGACGATGTGTACTCTCATCACTGCCATGGATGCCAACAGTCAGTTCACCAGCACCTACATACTGACCGCGATGGCCATCGACCGCTACCTGGCCACTGTTCATCCCATATCTTCCACCAAGTTCCGGAAGCCTTCTGTTGCCACTTTGGTGATCTGCCTCCTCTGGGCCCTCTCTTTCATCAGCATCACCCCCGTGTGGCTCTATGCCAGGCTCATCCCCTTCCCGGGGGGCACAGTGGGATGTGGCATCCGCCTGCCCAACCCGGACACTGACCTCTACTGGTTCACCCTGTATCAGTTCTTCCTAGCCTTTGCCCTGCCCTTTGTGGTCATCACAGCTGCATACGTTAGGATCCTGCAGCGCATGACATCCTCAGTAGCCCCTGCCTCTCAACGCAGCATCCGGCTGCGGACAAAGAGGGTGACCCGCACGGCCATCGCCATCTGCCTGGTCTTCTTTGTGTGCTGGGCGCCCTATTATGTGCTACAGCTGACCCAGCTGTCCATCAGCCGCCCGACCCTCACCTTTGTCTATCTGTACAATGCGGCCATCAGTTTGGGCTATGCCAACAGCTGCCTCAACCCCTTTGTGTACATTGTGCTCTGTGAGACCTTCCGCAAGCGCCTGGTCCTGTCAGTAAAGCCTGCAGCCCAGGGGCAACTTCGTGCCGTCAGCAATGCTCAGACAGCTGAGGAGGAGAGGACAGAAAGCAAAGGCACCTGA